A DNA window from Brassica napus cultivar Da-Ae chromosome C1, Da-Ae, whole genome shotgun sequence contains the following coding sequences:
- the LOC106426930 gene encoding WPP domain-interacting protein 3-like, whose translation MEKVSVSPQRSNSVDSLRVESPKRKGFGLKKWRRIKRDTPVKDESAAPVDDGSKLLKRNLTGLVNPPSKHVDLSSVEARQSSEGSVGSVNMMTHHLPSVVNGFSPIPGLFTVGQGFDKSEELSGSSTAAKNVVGGRGKIVSGRQGSDTIKNGSDFVFSSGAVSVGEKDERLMMNHITTEGQEAREQVETYSRSENGGEGEDGDESHKKKNNHCWADKDHVADSIRSLAALQEALWKEVTSFQELSKESIPPLHSNNDEVDPGSQVLILKQKVKNLQHKLEEARADLDTKEARIQELENAKIECELEGVFQRKIEAEIQHLLLTSSLSASLQVIKEQPKKVHSVTEDPEPNRGAMLGKTCKSSFYFLIQLILLVSILRLLLLQSSPASRLVIPT comes from the exons TCGGGTTGAAGAAATGGAGAAGGATCAAGAGAGATACTCCTGTGAAAGACGAGTCCGCTGCACCTGTTGATGATGGTAGTAAGTTGCTGAAGCGTAATTTGACTGGCTTGGTGAACCCTCCTTCTAAACATGTAGACTTGTCTTCGGTTGAAGCAAGACAGAGTAGCGAAGGCTCTGTTGGATCTGTAAACATGATGACTCATCATCTTCCAAGTGTAGTCAACGGGTTTAGTCCCATTCCAGGTTTGTTTACTGTAGGCCAAGGTTTTGACAAGAGCGAAGAGCTTAGTGGTAGTTCAACAGCTGCGAAGAATGTAGTAGGAGGACGAGGGAAGATTGTTTCAGGTCGCCAAGGGAGTGATACCATCAAGAATGGAAGTGATTTTGTGTTTTCGAGTGGCGCAGTTTCTGTTGGAGAGAAAGATGAGAGACTGATGATGAATCATATAACAACAGAAGGTCAAGAAGCTAGGGAGCAAGTCGAAACATATAGCAGAAGCGAGAACGGAGGAGAAGGTGAAGATGGAGATGAGAGtcataagaagaagaacaaccaTTGTTGGGCAGACAAGGATCACGTTGCGGATTCTATCAGAAGTCTTGCAGCTCTGCAAGAAGCTCTTTGGAAAG AGGTTACAAGTTTCCAGGAGCTGAGTAAGGAATCTATACCACCACTACATTCGAACAATGATGAAGTCGATCCAGGATCACAGGTACTTATCTTGAAGCAAAAGGTGAAAAATCTCCAACACAAACTCGAGGAAGCGAGAGCTGATCTCGACACAAAGGAAGCCAGGATTCAAGAACTCGAAAACGCGAAGATTGAATGTGAACTTGAAGGCGTTTTCCAGAGAAAGATCGAAGCTGAAATCCAGCATTTGTTGCTCACAAGTTCTCTGAGTGCATCACTACAAGTAATCAAAGAACAACCAAAGAAGGTACATTCTGTAACTGAAGATCCTGAACCGAACCGTGGAGCCATGTTAGGTAAAACATGCAAGTCCAGTTTCTATTTCTTGATACAGTTGATCTTGCTAGTCTCCATACTTCGGTTACTGCTCCTCCAATCCTCTCCTGCTTCACGATTAGTTATACCAACCTGA
- the LOC106377428 gene encoding vacuolar cation/proton exchanger 2-like, with protein sequence MSHCNVPALIEPQVEMGSVDEAENKTLFKLEEDAKQTKEASLMEQGSLSPIFPQHITKSPKNSVLKSIKIVILSNKLNLLLPFGPLAILVHYMIDSKGWVFLLSLIGITPLAERLGYATEQLAFYTGPTVGGLLNATFGNVTELIISIFALKNGMIRVVQLTLLGSILSNMLLVLGCAFFCGGLVFHQKDQVFDKGLAVVNSGLLLMAVMGILFPAVLHYTHSEVHAGSSELALSRFSSCIMLIAYAAYLFFQLKSQSSSYSPLEQETNQNEEASDEDEDPEISKWESIIWLSILTAWVSLLSGYLVDAIEGASVSWNIPIAFISVILLPIVGNAAEHAGAIMFAMKDKLDLSLGVAIGSSIQISMFAVPFCVVIGWMMGEQMDLNFQLFETAMLFITVIVVAFFLQEGTSNYFKGLMLILCYLIVAASFFVHEDPQQDGAL encoded by the exons ATGAGTCATTGTAACGTCCCGGCTCTTATTGAACCACAAGTTGAA ATGGGGTCGGTTGATGAAGCTGAGAACAAAACCCTATTTAAACTCGAAGAAGATGCCAAGCAAACCAAAGAAGCTTCTTTGATGGAGCAAGGTTCACTCTCTCCAATCTTCCCTCAACACATCACTAAATCACCAAAGAACAGTGTCCTTAAGAGCATCAAGATCGTTATTTTATCTAACAAACTCAATCTATTGCTACCTTTCGGTCCTCTAGCAATACTGGTCCACTACATGATAGATAGCAAG GGGTGGGTGTTTCTGCTGAGCTTAATAGGCATCACACCATTAGCTGAGCGTCTAGGATACGCCACAGA GCAACTTGCTTTTTACACTGGCCCAACTG TGGGAGGTCTCCTAAACGCTACGTTCGGGAACGTGACTGAACTGATCATATCCATCTTCGCTTTGAAAAACGGAATGATACGTGTAGTTCAGCTGACTTTGCTAGGATCGATTCTTTCCAACATGCTGCTTGTGCTCGGCTGCGCTTTCTTCTGCGGCGGGCTAGTGTTTCACCAGAAAGACCAAGTCTTTGACAAA GGGCTTGCGGTTGTTAATTCAGGATTGCTTTTGATGGCTGTAATGGGGATACTCTTCCCTGCTGTTCTTCACTACACGCATAGTGAGGTTCATGCTGGATCATCGGAGCTGGCTTTGTCGAGGTTTAGTAGTTGTATAATGCTTATAGCTTATGCTGCTTACCTTTTCTTCCAGTTGAAGAGTCAGTCTAGTTCTTATAGCCCTCTTGAACAG GAAACGAATCAGAACGAGGAAGCttctgatgaagatgaagatccTGAGATCTCCAAGTGGGAATCTATCATATGGCTCTCAATCTTGACTGCTTGggtctctcttctctctggcTATCTTGTTGATGCAATAGAG GGTGCATCGGTCTCTTGGAACATACCAATAGCTTTTATAAGTGTCATATTGCTTCCTATTGTTGGGAATGCAGCGGAGCATGCAGGGGCTATCATGTTTGCCATGAAAGATAAACTG GATCTGTCATTGGGCGTGGCTATTGGTTCCTCTATCCAGATCTCCATGTTCGCC GTCCCGTtctgtgtggtgattgggtggATGATGGGTGAACAGATGGACCTCAACTTCCAGCTTTTTGAGACGGCTATGCTGTTTATTACCGTTATAGTAGTAGCTTTTTTCCTCCAG GAAGGGACATCGAATTACTTCAAAGGGTTGATGCTCATTCTTTGTTATTTGATAGTAGCTGCCAGTTTCTTTGTACACGAAGATCCTCAACAAG atGGAGCTTTATAA